The proteins below come from a single Denticeps clupeoides chromosome 15, fDenClu1.1, whole genome shotgun sequence genomic window:
- the calcrlb gene encoding calcitonin gene-related peptide type 1 receptor: protein MTCCWIFLLSLLPVAPKIAAQTMENQMEEQEQEQPDSYTHTRNKIVTAQFECYQRIMRDTLLKQRVYDTPMCKRTWDGWLCWDDVEPGTTAEQHCPDYYGDFDPSEMATRICTESGQWFRNPVSNRTWTNYTNCQVHTNERRKTAMNLFYLTLIGHGLSLISLFISLGIFFHFKSLSCQRITLHKNLFVSFVLNSVISIILLTAVAKNEDLIQQNPLSCKVSQFIHLYLLGCNYFWMLCEGIYLHTLIVVAVFAEKQHLLWYYLLGWGFPLIPALIYAIARSYYYNDNCWLSSQTTLFYIIHGPIGAALLVNLFFLLNIVRVLITKLRVTHQAESSLYMKAVRATLILVPLLGIQFVLVPYKPVGRVTSEIYDYIIVILMHYQGLLVATIFCFFNGEVQSVLRRNWNQYRMQFGSTLAHREALRSASYTASSITEVHRCYSIDGHTEHLNGNGYHDTETTIFRNENLYG, encoded by the exons ATGACTTGCTGCTGGATctttctgctttctttgctacCTGTGGCCCCCAAG ATTGCTGCTCAAACTATGGAGAACCAGATGGAGGAACAGGAGCAGGAACAGCCTGACAGTTACACTCACACCCGAAACAAGATAGTGACAGCGCAGTTTGAGTGCTATCAGAGGATCATGAGAGACACACTTCTGAAACAAAGAG TGTATGATACCCCGATGTGTAAACGCACCTGGGATGGCTGGCTTTGCTGGGATGATGTGGAGCCGGGCACAACTGCCGAACAGCACTGTCCTGATTATTATGGTGATTTTGACCCTTCAG AAATGGCCACCAGGATTTGCACTGAATCTGGTCAGTGGTTTAGAAATCCAGTCAGTAACAGAACATGGACCAACTACACTAACTGCCAAGTCCACACAAACGAGCGCAGGAAG actgCAATGAATCTCTTCTACCTGACTCTGATTGGTCATGGCTTATCGCTGATTTCTCTGTTTATATCCCTGggaatatttttccatttcaa GAGCTTAAGTTGTCAAAGGATAACACTTCACAAGAACCTGTTTGTGTCCTTTGTCCTGAACTCTGTCATCTCCATCATTTTACTCACAGCAGTGGCTAAAAACGAGGATTTAATTCAGCAGAACCCG ttaaGCTGTAAAGTGTCTCAGTTCATCCATCTTTACCTGCTGGGTTGTAACTACTTTTGGATGCTGTGTGAGGGGATCTACCTTCACACGCTCATAGTAGTGGCTGTGTTTGCAGAGAAGCAGCACCTCCTTTGGTACTACCTGCTGGGGTGGG GGTTTCCATTAATACCTGCACTTATTTATGCAATTGCACGCAGTTACTACTACAATGACAA TTGTTGGTTGAGCTCACAAACAACTCTGTTCTACATCATTCATGGTCCTATTGGTGCTGCACTCTTG GtaaatctgttttttctgcTGAACATTGTGCGCGTGTTGATAACCAAACTGAGGGTGACCCACCAAGCTGAGTCCAGCCTCTACATGAAAGCCGTGCGTGCCACCCTCATCCTGGTGCCACTGCTGGGTATCCAGTTTGTGTTGGTGCCATACAAGCCTGTGGGTCGTGTTACATCTGAGATCTATGACTATATCATCGTCATCCTCATGCACTATcag GGTCTTCTTGTAGCAacaattttctgctttttcaATGGAGAG gtacAGAGTGTGTTGCGGAGGAACTGGAATCAATATCGCATGCAGTTTGGCAGCACTCTGGCCCATCGAGAGGCACTGCGCTCAGCCTCATACACCGCCTCATCCATAACAGAGGTTCACCGCTGCTACAGCATTGACGGCCACACAGAGCACCTGAACGGAAATGGGTACCATGACACAGAGACCACCATCTTCAGGAATGAGAACCTGTATGGATGA